A section of the Pan paniscus chromosome 7, NHGRI_mPanPan1-v2.0_pri, whole genome shotgun sequence genome encodes:
- the LOC106635071 gene encoding large ribosomal subunit protein eL21-like, protein MTNTKGKRRGTRYMFYRPFRKHGVVPLATYMRIYKKGDIVDIKGMGTAQKGMPHKCYHGKTGRVYNVTQHAVGIVVNKQVKGKILAKKINVRIEHIKHSKSRDSFLKRVKENDQKKKEAKEKGTWVQLKRQPAPPREAHFVRTNGKEPELLEPIPYEFMA, encoded by the coding sequence ATGAcgaacacaaagggaaagaggagaggcaccCGATATATGTTCTAtaggccttttagaaaacatggagttgttcctttggccacatatatgcgaatctataagaaaggtgatattgtagacatcaagggaatgggtactgctcaaaaaggaatgccccacaagtgttaccatggcaaaactggaagagtctacaatgttacccagcatgctgttggcattgttgtaaacaaacaagttaagggcaagattcttgccaagaAAATTAATGTGCGTATTGAGCACATTAAGCACTCTAAGAGCCGAGATAGCTTCCTGAAACGtgtgaaggaaaatgatcagaaaaagaaagaagccaaagagaaaggtacctGGGTTCAACTAAAGCGccagcctgctccacccagagAAGCACACTTTGTGAGAACCAATGGGAAGGAGCCTGAGCTGCTTGAACCTATTCCCTATGAATTCATGGCATaa